Part of the Pseudoalteromonas sp. Scap06 genome is shown below.
CAGGGGGAATTAGGTCGAATTAGAATTGAAGCCGTGTCGCAGCTTAAAAAAATAGAGTTTATTGCTAACAATGGTCATAAAGAGCTTATCAGCACGGAATTTAACGAGCACTTTATGAAGTACGAACTCGAGAACTTTATCAATACCATTGAGCAAAATCAGGGGGAGTCTAGCGTTAATACTCATCAGCTTTCTGTCGATGTAATGCAAGTACTTGACACCGCACGCGCACAACTTGGTGTTGTTTACCCAGCAGATTTATCCTCTGAATAAAACAAAAACTACCGGCTAAGCGATAAGCGTATTTTATCGCTTGGCCTTTGAGCTCACTTTACTAAACACTGCTATTTTGAATTAAGCTTAAAAAGATCACAAAATTTGACTTACCTCTGAGATCAAAAGCAGGTAACATGCCGCCAAAATTCATCGCAATCTTTAAGGAGATCCATGCAAAAATCAACCAAAGATCTATTACTGGCTATTTTATGCATATTGCTAGCAATGATGACGATTCAGTCAGGCGCGTCACTGGCTAAACAGCTTTTTCCTATTGTTGGACCTGAGGGCACAACAGCCTTACGTTTAGGGTTTTCGGCCGCTATTTTGTGTTTGATTTTTAAACCATGGAAACACTTCCCTGTTGCAAGCCAACGCTTACCCATATTAATTTATGGCTTAAGTTTAGGCGGCATGAATATTCTATTTTATTACGCGATAGAACGTATCCCATTAGGTATTGGGGTTGCGCTTGAATTTACAGGCCCATTAGCTGTCGCGTTGTTTTCTTCTCGCAGAAAACGTGACTTATTTTGGGTTGCCTGTGCAGTGGCCGGTATATTATTACTTTTACCTGATATGAAAGGTCAAGACAGCCTTGATCCAGTCGGTGTAGTGCTCGCACTTGCAGCGGGTGCCTGTTGGGCTGGCTATATTTTATTTGGTAAGAAAACAGGCAGCCAAAGCTCTGGTGGCGCAACGGTTGCGATGGGCATGACCATTTCAGCCATCGTGCTGGTGCCTTATGGCGGCATTTCACAAAGTGCTGCATTTACTTGGGATATTATTCCATTAGGTATTGCTATCGCCGTGCTTTCAAGCGCCCTGCCTTATACTCTTGAAATGATTACTTTACGTAATATGTCGCCACAAGGTTTTAGTATTGTAATGAGCCTAGAGCCTGCAATTGCAGCACTCGCTGGCTTAGTTATTTTAGGTGAACTGTTAAGCATTTGGCAGTGGCTGGCTATTTTACTGGTGATTATTGCCTCGGTAGGTAGTTCAATGTCTAATGGTAAAAAGCAGCCTGCTGCTTAGAGTTTAATAATTTAATTGCGTCATGAACTATCATGGCGCAACTTCTCATCTCCTATTTTACAACTCCCTCTTAGTATAACTAAGCCTGCGTTTTATCTCTCCTTTCACACCATTCATTGTTGCACTTAAAACAATATATACCATCTACTGTGTGTGCATTATTTATACAAACACCTTGTTATATTTAAACTTTAAATTTAAGTAAAAACCCACGGTTTAATTTTTATTCTAAAAAAGTGAATTAAAATTCATATTTTTATTTCCATCAACAAAACTCCCTGATACTATTAGTGCTCATTTATTAACGTACTAAATCTAACTGGGATCAATTTTTATGTTTAAACCAAGCCTGTTAACCTTGGCTGTATCAAGCGCACTGAGCGGTGTATTATTTAGCGGTAATGCAACAGCACAAGAGCAAATTATTGAAAAAAATAAATCGCTTGAAGTTATTGAGGTTACAGCAACACGCCGAAGTGGCTCTATTCAGGCTGCGCCTCTTAACATTACTGCGCTTGATGCCGATGTAATGAAAGACCAAAATATCAGCGAATTAGCCGATGTAGCGCGTTGGGTGCCAGGTTTAACAATTACTGATCAAGGTGGTCGCTCTGGCTCACCTATTATAGTTCGCGGTTTAAATACAAATTCATCAGGCCCTTCATCAGATGGCGGCACGGTAGCCACTTACATTAACGAAATTCCAGTATCGGTAGATATGCGCCTTGTTGATGTAGAACGAGTGGAAGTACTTATTGGGCCACAAGGCACACTATACGGGGCTGGTACATTAGGTGGCGCTATTCGCTACATGCTTAAAGAGCCAGAGCTTGATTTTATATCAGGTGAAGTATTTGGTGATGTTTTTCAAACTAAAGAAAGTGATTCAATCGGCGGCGAAGCCGGTTTTATCTTCAACTTACCATTAATTGAAGACAAACTGGCGGTACGTACCAGCTTAAATATTTATGAAGACCCAGGGTTTATTGACTACGCCTACACCGTTCGTGAACCAGGTGTGTCGATCACCGACCCTGATTGGACAAACCTTGATGCAGTAAACAGCAATCTTAAAAATGTAAAAGACGCCAACGGTGAAACCACCACAACTGGGCGTATTTCATTACGTTACAAGGCAAACGAGTCATTCGAAGGCACATTAAACTACTTCTATCAAAAGCAAGACACCGAAGGTCGCTCAATTGTTCATCACAATAGCCTAAACGAAAATAATGGTTTAAATGATCGCATCGGCAAATACGAGTCAGCGTACCGTTTTGAAGAGCCACGGGAAAAAGAAGATCAATTACTCAGCCTTGAACTTAAAGCCGACTTAGGTTTTGCTGAGCTGGTATCAGCTACCGGTATTTCACACTTTGAAGCCGATGGTCAACGCGACCAAACTGACCTTTTAATTCGTTTAGACTATGGCTACGAAGAGTTTCCTTCGTTTTCGGCATTTACCCGTGAATTAGACGAAGTCGATACCTTCACTCAAGAGCTACGTTTGGTCTCACAAAGCGATAGCGACCTAAGCTGGATTGTTGGTGGTTTTTACAATAAAACCGATACCGACGCATCAAGCAGAGAGTTTACGCCAGGCTTTGATCAGTTCGCAGTTGATAATTTTGGTGGCGCACAGCTAAGACCAGACTCTTTAGAGTATTTAGAAATTACTGGCAGCAAAGTCACTGAGTCTGCACTTTTTGGTGAAGTGGGTTACCAGGTAACCGATAAACTCGACATTACCATTGGCGCGCGTTTTTACGAATACGACGTAGAATCAAAAGCGGCTTTTGATTTCCCATTAGCAAATACCTTGTATGAAGGTACTGCACCTGATGCAATTTCAGTTAACTTTGAAGAGAACGAAGCCGGTGACAACGGTAATCTGTTCAAATTTAATGCTAAATACCAATTTACAGATTCAGTGATGGCGTATGCAACTATAAGTGAAGGATTTAGAATTGGTGGCTCAAATGGCTTAGTGCCTTGCCCTACACCTCTACCTGAAGACCAACAAACAGGCTGTGGTAAACCAGATGAAATGCTATACGATGCCGATACAACCACTAACTATGAGCTAGGTTTTAAAAGTACCTGGATGAGAAGCCAATTACACTTTAACGCCGCCCTATTCAATGTAGATTGGGATAACGCACAAATTGCCGGTGCGACAATAGTAGGCCAATTACCTTACTTATCAAATGCTGGTAGCGCAAATGCGAAAGGGATTGAAATTGCCACGCGTGCAATTTTATCAGACTCATTTACAGCCTATGCAACTTATGCCTATACAAAAGCAGAACTAACCTCAGACGCTCCGTATTTATTTAATGCCGATGGCACTGATGGCGCAAAAGATGGCGACCGTTTACCGGGCTCACCTGAGCACCAGTTCTCTATGGGTATTAACTACCAAACAGAAGTGTTTAACGACAAAACCCTTGATATTAACTATGGTTTAACCGCACAAAGTGATGTAATTTCAAAAGTAGGCCTACGTGACAACGGTGAAGCACTCCCGGGTTATAGCTTAAGTAATATTTCAGCTAAATTAACCGCCGATGCGTGGTCGACTACTTTATATGTAGATAACCTATTTAATAAATATGCGGTTACTTCT
Proteins encoded:
- a CDS encoding DMT family transporter; protein product: MQKSTKDLLLAILCILLAMMTIQSGASLAKQLFPIVGPEGTTALRLGFSAAILCLIFKPWKHFPVASQRLPILIYGLSLGGMNILFYYAIERIPLGIGVALEFTGPLAVALFSSRRKRDLFWVACAVAGILLLLPDMKGQDSLDPVGVVLALAAGACWAGYILFGKKTGSQSSGGATVAMGMTISAIVLVPYGGISQSAAFTWDIIPLGIAIAVLSSALPYTLEMITLRNMSPQGFSIVMSLEPAIAALAGLVILGELLSIWQWLAILLVIIASVGSSMSNGKKQPAA
- a CDS encoding TonB-dependent receptor codes for the protein MFKPSLLTLAVSSALSGVLFSGNATAQEQIIEKNKSLEVIEVTATRRSGSIQAAPLNITALDADVMKDQNISELADVARWVPGLTITDQGGRSGSPIIVRGLNTNSSGPSSDGGTVATYINEIPVSVDMRLVDVERVEVLIGPQGTLYGAGTLGGAIRYMLKEPELDFISGEVFGDVFQTKESDSIGGEAGFIFNLPLIEDKLAVRTSLNIYEDPGFIDYAYTVREPGVSITDPDWTNLDAVNSNLKNVKDANGETTTTGRISLRYKANESFEGTLNYFYQKQDTEGRSIVHHNSLNENNGLNDRIGKYESAYRFEEPREKEDQLLSLELKADLGFAELVSATGISHFEADGQRDQTDLLIRLDYGYEEFPSFSAFTRELDEVDTFTQELRLVSQSDSDLSWIVGGFYNKTDTDASSREFTPGFDQFAVDNFGGAQLRPDSLEYLEITGSKVTESALFGEVGYQVTDKLDITIGARFYEYDVESKAAFDFPLANTLYEGTAPDAISVNFEENEAGDNGNLFKFNAKYQFTDSVMAYATISEGFRIGGSNGLVPCPTPLPEDQQTGCGKPDEMLYDADTTTNYELGFKSTWMRSQLHFNAALFNVDWDNAQIAGATIVGQLPYLSNAGSANAKGIEIATRAILSDSFTAYATYAYTKAELTSDAPYLFNADGTDGAKDGDRLPGSPEHQFSMGINYQTEVFNDKTLDINYGLTAQSDVISKVGLRDNGEALPGYSLSNISAKLTADAWSTTLYVDNLFNKYAVTSVRRSDADITTANGADIQRNYGYFINRPLTIGIKFNYQFEI